The region GCCGGTACGGGCGAAGGCGTCCGGCGCCGCCAGTCCGGTCGCTCGTGCGGCCGACACCAGTTGCGGAATCGCCACCCGCGCCCGCGCCGAATCGCCGAGCGGCGCCGCCTGCGCCCAGGCACTCATCGCCGCGATCAACTGGGCATGGTGGTCGCGCTCGGTATCGCTGTAGCCGGCCTCGCTGCGCACGTACTGAATCGCGAACAGGCCCATGGTCTTGGCCGCCGAGTGCAGCTCCTTGTCGGCGCCGGCGAACTGGCGACGGTAGGTCGCGACCAGGGTACGTTCGGCGTCCTGCGCGGCCAGCGCGGCGATGAAGCTCGGGAAACGGTCGTCCAGCGGCAGCTCGGTCAGGGGCCAGACCGTGCGGCCTTCGCGCCAGGCCGTCTCGAGGCGGGCATGCAACTGCGGCGGCACGGCATGGCGGGCGTAGGCGGCCAGGTCGTTGCGGCGCAGGTCGGCGACCAACTGGGTCACGGCCTGGGCCGGCAGGGTCGGGATCGGATCGGCAGGCGGCGCTTCGCGCTCGCAGCCGGCCGCCGCCAACAGGGCAACGGTCGACAGCAGCGCGGTGCAGGCGCGTCGGACGATGGACATCGGGTGCGGCTCCCCAGTCGCGGACGGGCATCTTGGCGGCGCACTCCGGCCGACACAAGCCATCCACCCGGGCATCGCCAAGAAAGCACATTAGTTGACGCATTACGTCGACTAGCGCTCATTTTCGGTGTGACGATAAAACTGTGATTTACATCACAAAAATAGATCTGAACAGGCCTTAGCACATATTCGTGACTACGATCACTCTGTGTCCGTTTATGTCCGACTACTGTGCCCTGAATGGCATGTTTTATGCGTTCTTAACAGGCAGATCCGGCAAAAACGCCGGACCGTCAGAGCGCGATTAGCGCAGGAGCACCGATCCATGCGTCTTTCCCCGACCCGTCTGCTCGCAGCCTTACTCGTAGCCGGCATCGCGCCGGCTTACGCCGCCGATGACAGCACCCAGTTCGATGTCACCATCACCATCACCAGCACCTGCGACATCCACACCGTCGCCGCCACCGACGTCAATTTCGGCACCGTCGCCTCGAACGCGACCAACGTCGACCAGCAGGGCCAGCTGACCGTGAACTGCACGCCGGGCACGGCCTATACGATCGCGCTCGACAACGGCCAGAACGGCGCCGACGTCAACAGCCGGGCGATGAGCGACGGCACCAACGAAGTGCCCTATCAGCTCTATCGCGCCGCCGCGCGCGGCGCCGGCGACGTCTGGGGCAGCACCACCGGTGGCGGCGGCAACGTCCTTGCAGGCAGCGGCACGGGTGCGGCCCAGAACCTGCCGGTCTACGGCAGGACGCCGAGCGCCAACTTTCCCGCTGCTACTTACAATGACGTGGTAACCGCCACGGTGACCTACTGACCGGGGAGGGAGAGATGAGCGGCCGCCGGCTCCCGCATGCCGTCCGTGCCGCTCTCGCCATCGCGGCCGTATGGGGCGTGCTCGCGATGGCACCGGCGGTTGCGGCCGGGCTCCAGGTCACGCCCACCTCGCTGACCCTGCAGGCCAAGCAGAGCGCTGACGGGCTGTGGCTCAGCAACACCGGCAGCAAGCCACTGCAGGCCCAGGTCCGGGTGTACCGCTGGACTCAGGAAAACGACCAAGAACGCTACGAAGCCACGCGCGCGCTGGCGATCAGTCCGCCGATGCTGGAACTGGCGCCCGGGGCGCGGCAGTTGCTGCGGGTGATCCGGCTCGGCGCACCGCCCGCCGCCGAAGAAAGTTATCGATTGATCGTCGACGAACTGCCGCCCGGCGATCAGGACCGCCCGGCCGGCCTGCAGTTCGTACTGCGCTATTCGGTGCCGGTGTTCCTCGCTCCGCCGGGGGACGCGGCCCTCGCACCCGAGCTGCGCGCGCAACTGAGCTTCGAAGGCGAACAAGCGCGCCTGAGCGTGCACAACCGCGGCGGCCAGCATGCGCAGCTGGCCGATCTGGTATTCGTCGATGCGCAGGGAGGCCGTCATGCGATCGCGTCGGGCCTGTTCGGTTACGCCCTGGCCGGCCAGCGCATGCGTTGGCCGTTGGCGGCGCCGGCCGAGTTGCTGCGCGGTCCGGGCACGTTCAAGGCGAGGATCAATGGCGAATCGACCGAGCGGACACTGGCGCTGGACCCGCCGGCTCGCTGAAGCCATGTCCGCCGGCCTGCTCCTGGCATCGCCTGCGAGCCATGCGGCGGACCTGCCGCCGTTGATCCTGGCCCGCGCCGGCGAGAGCAATGCCGCCAGCGCACCGCTGCAGCTCTATCTCGAAGTCAGCCTCAACCAGACCGCCTACGGCACGCCGCAGCCGTTCGAGCTGCGCGACGGCCATTTATTCGCCAGCGTCGCCACCCTGCGCCAGATCGGCTTCGTTCTGGAGGGTCGCACCGACGCCGAATCGGTCGCGCCCGACAGCCTGGATGGCGTCAGCGTGCGCTACGACGCTTCGCTGCAACGCGTGGCGATCGATGCGCCGCTGTCGCTGCTGTCGTTGGCGACCACGCGCCTCAACGCACCGGGCACCGACATCCCCACCGCGAGCGCGTCGCCCGGCCTGTTGTTCAACTACGACCTGTACAGCAGCCGCGACGACCACAGCGACAGCACCAGCGCCTTCGCCGAACTGCGCGTGTTCGGCATGGGCCGCGGCGTCTTCAGCCAGACCGCGGTCACCCGCAGCCAACGCAGCGAGGACGAACCGCGGCGGACCGATTCGGTGCGCCTGGACAGCAGTTGGCGCTGGTCCTCGCCGGCCTCGATGCTCAGCGTCAGCGTCGGCGACGTAATCAGCGGCCAGCTCGACTGGACCCGCCCGCTGCGCCTGGGCGGTGTGCGCATCGGCCGCGACTTCGGCCTGCAGCCGTATCGCATTACCACCCCGCTGCCGACCTTCGTCGGCGAAGTTGCGGTGCCGTCGGCGGTGGACCTGTACGTCAACGGCATCCGCCAGTACAGCGGCGAACTGCCGCCGGGGCCGTTCCAGCTCGCGACCATCCCCGGCATCACCGGCGCCGGCAACGCGCAACTGGTCGTCACCGACGCCTTCGGCCGCACCCGCCAACTCGACTTTCCGTTCTATGCCGCGCAACAGCTGCTCGCCAAGGGTTTGTCGGATTGGTCGCTGAGCCTGGGCCTGGTGCGCGAGGACTACGCGTTGCGTTCGTTCGCCTACGGCAGCGAACCGCTCGCCAGCGCCGATCTACGCTACGGCGTCAGCGACAACTTCACCGTCGAGGCGCATGCCGAAGGCGGCGACAGCGTGGTCAACGGCGGGCTCGGCGCGGTCTGGCTGCTCGGCGGCGCCGGCGTATTCAGCGCCTCGCTCGCGCATGGACAGGACCGCAACGACTCCGGCTGGCTGTACGCCGCCGCCTACAACTGGAGCAACGGCCGCTTCAACATCTCCGCCGACACCCAACGCACGCATGGCGAATACCGCGACGTGGCCTCGCGCTATGGCCAAGCCCCGGCGCGGGTCAGCGAACGCGCGGTGGCGAGCTGGAACGACACCCGCCTGGGCAGCTTGGGCCTGAGCTACGTGCGCCTGATCTATCGCGACGAAACCCCGGCCCGCTACGGCAGCGCGACCTGGAGCCGCAACTTCAAGAGCGGCGCGTCGCTGAGCCTGTCGTACAACCAGAACCTGGACCGCTCCGAGGACCGCAACATCTACCTCGGCTTCTCGATGAACTTCGATCGGCAACTGCAACTCAGCGCTTCGCTGCAGCGCAACCGCGGTCGCGACCAGGCCGTACTCGACCTGAGCCGGCCGCTGCCCGGCGACGGCGGCTTCGGCTGGCGCCTGCAGGCGCGCGGCGGCGACGGCGAGGAAGGCGGCCTGGCCGAAGCCGGCTGGCTGACTTCGTATGGACGCTACAGCCTCGGCTTCGCGCGTCAGGGCGACGTCGATTACGGCTACGCCAGCGCCAGCGGCTCGCTGGTGTGGATGGGCGGCCATGTCTTCGCCGCGCGCAACGTCAGCGATGCCTTCGCGGTGGTCTCGACCGGCCGCGCCGACGTGCCGGTGCTGCTCGAAAACCGACCGATCGGCCGCACCGACCGCGACGGCATGCTGCTGGTGACGCCGCTCAATGCCTGGCAACGCAACCGCATCGCCATCGACCCGATGGAACTGCCGGCCGACCTGCGCCTGGACCGGGTCGAGGTGCAGGCCACGCCGCAGGACCGTTCCGGCACCTTGGTGCGCTTCGGCATCGAACAAGTGCGCGCCGCGGTGTTGGTGCTGCAGGACGACCACGGCGAGGCCCTGCCGCTCGGCAGCCGCGTGCATCTGGACTCGGACTCGAATTCGGGTGCGAGCGCGGTCGTCGGTTACGACGGCGAGACTTATCTGGACACCTTGCAGGAACTCAACACGGTGCGCGTCGATACCCCCGACGGTTCCTGCAGCGTGCGCTTCGCGTATCCGGCCGGCGGCGGCGTGCCGCGCATCGGCCCCTTGATCTGCCAGAGGCAGGTATCGCCATGAATCGCCTGCACGCCGTAGCGCTGTGCTTGATGTTGATGCTGCCGCTGTTCGCGCGTCCCGCATCGGCAGCGACCACCTGCACCGGCAGCATGACCAATCTGAATTTCGCCGCGACCAGCGGCGGCGTTACCGACGCCACCGCGACGTTCAGCGTGACCTGCAACACCTTCGGCCTGTCCCTGCTCGCCAATGCCAGGGTCAATATGTGCGTGAGCATCTTCAGCGGCACCGATGGAGGCGGCACGCTCAATCCGCGCCGTCTGATCAACACCT is a window of Lysobacter antibioticus DNA encoding:
- a CDS encoding Csu type fimbrial protein, giving the protein MRLSPTRLLAALLVAGIAPAYAADDSTQFDVTITITSTCDIHTVAATDVNFGTVASNATNVDQQGQLTVNCTPGTAYTIALDNGQNGADVNSRAMSDGTNEVPYQLYRAAARGAGDVWGSTTGGGGNVLAGSGTGAAQNLPVYGRTPSANFPAATYNDVVTATVTY
- a CDS encoding fimbrial biogenesis chaperone, with the protein product MSGRRLPHAVRAALAIAAVWGVLAMAPAVAAGLQVTPTSLTLQAKQSADGLWLSNTGSKPLQAQVRVYRWTQENDQERYEATRALAISPPMLELAPGARQLLRVIRLGAPPAAEESYRLIVDELPPGDQDRPAGLQFVLRYSVPVFLAPPGDAALAPELRAQLSFEGEQARLSVHNRGGQHAQLADLVFVDAQGGRHAIASGLFGYALAGQRMRWPLAAPAELLRGPGTFKARINGESTERTLALDPPAR
- a CDS encoding fimbria/pilus outer membrane usher protein, yielding MANRPSGHWRWTRRLAEAMSAGLLLASPASHAADLPPLILARAGESNAASAPLQLYLEVSLNQTAYGTPQPFELRDGHLFASVATLRQIGFVLEGRTDAESVAPDSLDGVSVRYDASLQRVAIDAPLSLLSLATTRLNAPGTDIPTASASPGLLFNYDLYSSRDDHSDSTSAFAELRVFGMGRGVFSQTAVTRSQRSEDEPRRTDSVRLDSSWRWSSPASMLSVSVGDVISGQLDWTRPLRLGGVRIGRDFGLQPYRITTPLPTFVGEVAVPSAVDLYVNGIRQYSGELPPGPFQLATIPGITGAGNAQLVVTDAFGRTRQLDFPFYAAQQLLAKGLSDWSLSLGLVREDYALRSFAYGSEPLASADLRYGVSDNFTVEAHAEGGDSVVNGGLGAVWLLGGAGVFSASLAHGQDRNDSGWLYAAAYNWSNGRFNISADTQRTHGEYRDVASRYGQAPARVSERAVASWNDTRLGSLGLSYVRLIYRDETPARYGSATWSRNFKSGASLSLSYNQNLDRSEDRNIYLGFSMNFDRQLQLSASLQRNRGRDQAVLDLSRPLPGDGGFGWRLQARGGDGEEGGLAEAGWLTSYGRYSLGFARQGDVDYGYASASGSLVWMGGHVFAARNVSDAFAVVSTGRADVPVLLENRPIGRTDRDGMLLVTPLNAWQRNRIAIDPMELPADLRLDRVEVQATPQDRSGTLVRFGIEQVRAAVLVLQDDHGEALPLGSRVHLDSDSNSGASAVVGYDGETYLDTLQELNTVRVDTPDGSCSVRFAYPAGGGVPRIGPLICQRQVSP